A genome region from Wielerella bovis includes the following:
- the yegQ gene encoding tRNA 5-hydroxyuridine modification protein YegQ — translation MKSPELLLPAGGLERMRAAFDFGADAVYAGSPRYSLRARNNEFAKLDVLQQGISEAHARGKKFFLTVNTLPHNSKLKTFHSDMEPLIAMKPDALIMADPGLIMQVREKYPNMPIHLSVQANTTNYWGVKFWQNIGVERIILSRELSLEEIAEIRQQCPDIELEVFVHGALCIAYSGRCLLSGYFNHRDPNQGTCTNSCRWDYKVHNAEEDEMGDAKLLSGFNFNAAQEEANSAFEGINGQKRHPAANKVFLIEESNRPNELMPIMEDEHGTYIMNSKDLRAIEQVAKLAEIGVDSLKVEGRTKSVYYVARVAQAYRKAIDDAVAGKPFDYSLLAELEGLANRGYTSGFLERHQTQDYQNYLYGHSIAKQSQFVGQISHIDSEGWATIDVKNKFSVGDLLEIIHPSGNQLITLAQMKRKGEFVDVAAGNGIQVQIPNMHGREKALVARVIQNG, via the coding sequence ATGAAATCCCCCGAATTACTCCTCCCCGCAGGTGGTTTAGAACGTATGCGTGCTGCATTTGATTTTGGTGCAGACGCGGTTTATGCAGGTTCGCCACGTTATTCTTTGCGTGCGCGCAACAATGAATTTGCCAAATTAGATGTTTTGCAACAAGGCATTAGCGAAGCTCACGCGCGTGGCAAAAAATTCTTTTTAACTGTTAATACCTTGCCACATAACAGCAAATTAAAAACCTTTCACAGCGATATGGAACCACTTATCGCCATGAAACCTGACGCACTCATCATGGCAGACCCAGGGTTGATTATGCAAGTGCGTGAAAAATATCCCAACATGCCAATCCACCTTTCCGTGCAAGCGAACACCACCAATTATTGGGGCGTGAAATTTTGGCAAAACATTGGCGTGGAACGCATTATTTTGTCGCGCGAATTGAGTTTGGAAGAAATCGCCGAAATCCGCCAACAATGCCCCGATATTGAATTGGAAGTATTTGTGCATGGCGCATTGTGTATTGCGTATTCAGGTCGTTGTTTATTATCGGGATATTTCAATCATCGCGACCCAAATCAAGGCACTTGCACCAATTCTTGTCGTTGGGATTACAAAGTCCATAATGCAGAAGAAGACGAAATGGGCGATGCTAAATTATTGAGTGGGTTCAATTTTAATGCAGCACAAGAAGAAGCCAATAGCGCATTTGAAGGCATTAACGGACAAAAACGCCACCCTGCTGCCAACAAAGTTTTCCTGATTGAAGAGAGCAATCGTCCCAACGAATTGATGCCAATTATGGAAGACGAACACGGCACTTATATCATGAATTCCAAAGACTTACGCGCGATTGAGCAAGTGGCAAAATTAGCAGAAATTGGCGTGGATAGCCTGAAAGTGGAAGGGCGTACCAAGTCGGTTTACTATGTGGCGCGTGTGGCGCAAGCGTACCGCAAGGCGATTGATGATGCGGTGGCTGGAAAACCATTTGATTACAGCTTATTAGCCGAATTGGAAGGCTTGGCAAATCGCGGTTACACATCGGGCTTTTTGGAACGCCACCAAACGCAAGATTACCAAAATTATTTGTACGGTCATTCCATTGCGAAACAAAGTCAGTTTGTTGGGCAAATTTCCCACATTGATTCAGAAGGTTGGGCGACCATTGATGTGAAAAACAAATTTTCGGTGGGCGATTTGTTGGAAATTATCCACCCAAGCGGTAATCAGTTGATTACATTAGCACAAATGAAACGCAAAGGGGAATTTGTGGACGTGGCGGCTGGTAACGGCATTCAGGTGCAAATCCCGAATATGCACGGACGCGAAAAGGCGTTGGTGGCGCGTGTGATTCAGAATGGGTAA
- a CDS encoding DUF6585 family protein produces MNAPRQFGQHRLTTHKSKRLMILWFAIFALPVWVLFDSWLENKNPHMWIFMFLLYAPALYMLASCLRSRLHIYENGLIYQSLLGTKTVAFKPNMQMYITRIQEKMYGVNTARHVGVRLVQKDDTVKIPSSFVDMEEVIEILLDYQANTMLPTMTQAFNDGKTLNFGAIKLNNRMISVKDKKFPFEQLSEIEVDRGVLRFYTHNNSGGMLQKGAAYVELSKVANFDVLNHLLSQSDALDSEDDVKIH; encoded by the coding sequence ATGAACGCTCCCCGACAATTCGGTCAGCACAGATTGACCACACACAAATCCAAACGCTTGATGATACTCTGGTTTGCCATTTTTGCCTTGCCTGTGTGGGTGTTGTTTGATTCTTGGCTGGAAAACAAAAATCCACATATGTGGATTTTCATGTTTTTGCTGTACGCGCCCGCTTTGTATATGTTGGCGAGTTGCTTGCGTTCCCGTTTGCACATTTACGAAAATGGCTTGATTTATCAATCGCTTCTCGGCACAAAAACCGTTGCGTTTAAACCGAATATGCAGATGTACATCACGCGCATTCAAGAAAAAATGTATGGCGTGAACACGGCGCGACACGTTGGCGTGCGTTTGGTGCAAAAAGATGACACCGTCAAAATTCCGTCTTCGTTTGTAGATATGGAAGAAGTGATTGAAATTTTGTTGGATTATCAAGCCAATACCATGTTGCCCACCATGACCCAAGCGTTTAACGATGGCAAAACCTTGAATTTTGGTGCAATCAAATTGAACAACCGCATGATTAGCGTAAAAGACAAAAAATTCCCGTTTGAACAATTAAGCGAGATTGAAGTGGACAGGGGCGTTTTGCGTTTTTACACGCACAACAATTCGGGCGGTATGCTGCAAAAAGGCGCGGCGTATGTGGAATTGAGCAAGGTCGCCAATTTTGATGTGTTAAATCATTTGTTAAGCCAATCAGATGCGCTGGATAGTGAAGATGATGTGAAGATACATTGA
- a CDS encoding polysaccharide biosynthesis/export family protein: MKHSTFSHLRLPICVLLATSVLSGCPTLPSSGPSLKTVSAMPTQPAVEPQPEAELPKVEIIDLNDAVSMRLAQANAPQSLTDLAGGRANNPDAIGMGDVLEITLWESPPAVLFGGAINSMGAGSAQTVKLPEQMVGANGTVSVPFLGSLNVRGKTPEQVQQQIIAGLRRKANQPQALVRVVQNNSANATVIRAGKSVRMPLTSHRERVLDAVAAVGGVESGVQDISLQLTRGNQVRTVALERITAEPEQNIVLRSGDVLTMQSNPLSFTALGAVSKNQTVNFAAKGMNLSEALGTVGGLLDRRSDARGVFVFRYQPLNSLSADEQITWRNQGYVDHMSIPVVYRINLMEPHSLFWLQRFAMQDKDVIYVANAPASELQKFLQLLFSPVVSGVNSIESLTN, translated from the coding sequence ATGAAACATTCAACATTTTCCCATTTGCGTTTGCCTATTTGCGTTTTATTGGCAACCAGTGTGCTTTCAGGCTGCCCTACTTTACCGAGTTCAGGTCCCAGTTTGAAAACAGTTAGTGCAATGCCTACGCAACCTGCGGTAGAACCGCAACCTGAAGCCGAGTTACCCAAAGTGGAAATTATTGATTTGAATGATGCGGTTTCCATGCGTTTGGCACAAGCGAATGCGCCACAATCTTTGACGGATTTGGCAGGTGGTCGCGCGAATAATCCTGATGCGATTGGCATGGGTGATGTGTTGGAAATTACCTTGTGGGAATCGCCGCCAGCGGTGTTATTTGGTGGCGCAATCAATTCTATGGGCGCAGGTTCGGCGCAAACCGTTAAATTACCTGAACAAATGGTTGGTGCAAATGGTACGGTGTCTGTTCCATTTTTAGGCAGCCTGAATGTGCGCGGTAAAACACCAGAACAGGTGCAACAACAAATTATTGCGGGTCTGCGCCGCAAAGCCAATCAGCCACAGGCTTTGGTGCGTGTGGTGCAAAATAATTCTGCCAATGCAACTGTGATTCGTGCAGGGAAAAGTGTGCGTATGCCACTGACTTCGCATCGTGAACGTGTGTTGGATGCGGTGGCAGCGGTGGGGGGCGTGGAAAGCGGTGTGCAAGATATTTCTTTGCAACTGACGCGCGGTAATCAAGTGCGAACCGTTGCGCTGGAACGCATCACAGCCGAACCTGAACAAAATATTGTGTTGCGTTCGGGCGATGTGCTGACCATGCAATCCAATCCATTGAGTTTTACTGCGTTGGGCGCAGTCAGCAAAAATCAAACGGTTAATTTCGCCGCAAAAGGTATGAATTTGAGTGAGGCTTTGGGTACGGTAGGTGGCTTGCTTGACCGCCGTTCTGATGCGCGTGGGGTGTTTGTGTTTCGCTATCAACCGTTGAATAGTTTGTCTGCCGATGAGCAAATCACTTGGCGCAATCAAGGTTATGTTGACCACATGAGCATTCCTGTAGTGTATCGTATCAATTTAATGGAGCCACATTCGCTGTTTTGGTTGCAACGTTTTGCGATGCAAGATAAAGATGTGATTTATGTTGCTAACGCGCCAGCATCTGAATTGCAGAAATTCCTGCAATTATTGTTCTCGCCTGTGGTTAGCGGTGTCAATAGTATTGAAAGTTTAACTAATTAA
- a CDS encoding glycosyltransferase family 2 protein, which translates to MKFCVILPVYNAETYLLDCLQSLSNQTFMDFCIVAVNDGSTDTSGEILERYARHEKRLRVYHRAENGGEAAAVNTAMDITRLMHVDYVARMDADDICLETRFEEQIEYLDKHPDITVLGTAMYLYKNFGEGSEIATPPADDADIKVRLFHAAGNLYNPTTMWRHDWFVQHQIHYTESMRVAGDFDMWIQCALQGAKFANLQKPLLHYRIHASQLTAQNTDALNTAVQISLQKLVARLFPNLTEKEVGDLTAICHGFGNYTLSLEQAKHGIAIAQRVQSETQTILGENRASLLAYLLHRATIWQNLLPKNSFSG; encoded by the coding sequence ATGAAATTCTGTGTCATTCTCCCTGTTTATAATGCCGAAACATACTTATTAGATTGTCTACAATCTTTAAGTAATCAAACATTTATGGATTTCTGCATCGTTGCTGTTAATGACGGTTCAACGGATACAAGTGGCGAAATTTTGGAACGCTATGCACGGCATGAAAAACGTTTGCGCGTGTATCATCGAGCCGAAAATGGTGGAGAAGCTGCTGCAGTTAATACTGCTATGGATATTACTCGGTTGATGCATGTAGATTATGTCGCCCGCATGGATGCAGATGATATTTGTCTAGAAACACGTTTTGAGGAACAAATTGAGTATTTAGATAAGCATCCAGATATTACCGTATTGGGAACAGCGATGTATCTTTATAAAAATTTCGGGGAAGGGAGCGAAATTGCCACACCACCTGCTGATGATGCAGATATCAAAGTTCGCTTATTTCATGCGGCGGGTAATTTATATAACCCTACAACCATGTGGCGACACGATTGGTTTGTCCAACACCAGATTCATTATACAGAAAGCATGCGTGTAGCAGGCGATTTTGATATGTGGATACAATGTGCATTGCAAGGCGCAAAGTTTGCTAATTTACAAAAACCATTACTACATTACCGCATTCACGCATCACAACTGACTGCACAAAACACCGATGCCCTGAATACCGCAGTGCAAATTTCATTGCAAAAACTGGTTGCCCGATTATTTCCCAATCTGACAGAAAAAGAGGTTGGTGATTTGACCGCAATTTGCCATGGTTTTGGAAATTACACTTTATCTTTGGAACAAGCCAAGCATGGCATTGCAATAGCACAGCGTGTTCAATCAGAAACCCAAACTATATTGGGCGAAAATCGTGCCAGTCTATTGGCGTATTTATTACACAGGGCAACAATATGGCAAAACTTGTTACCTAAAAATTCATTTTCAGGCTGA
- a CDS encoding capsule biosynthesis protein, with translation MPKILPAPVPEPASSVRMKKRKPFNWLLWICVILPTITSGVYFGMIASDQYVSESSFIIRSASKHNSAVGLEALFQNVGMSRSQDDTYAVQEYMRSRTALDELNKTIPVRSWYEQKGDVFSRFNGFGWEDSEEAFYQYYRKKLSANLDTVSGITTLRVQSFSADESHKINALLLEKGEDLINQINDRARKDTVAFSEQAVEIAQEKVRNAADALMQFRVANGVLDLKEQSGMQMALISKLQDELISIQTQLDQVRSVTPDNPQISGLETREKSLLREIARQSQMMTGATGKSIANKAAEYQRLALDNELAEKQLTVAISSLESAKAEADRQQLYLEVVSQPSKPDMAQLPNRLYNIVATFIIGFMIYGILSLMAASVREHKN, from the coding sequence TTGCCTAAAATTCTGCCTGCTCCTGTGCCTGAACCTGCATCGTCAGTCAGAATGAAAAAACGAAAACCATTTAATTGGTTATTGTGGATTTGTGTGATTTTGCCGACCATCACTTCGGGCGTATATTTTGGCATGATTGCATCTGACCAGTATGTGTCAGAATCCAGTTTCATTATCCGTTCAGCAAGCAAGCATAACAGCGCGGTGGGTTTGGAGGCGTTGTTCCAAAATGTTGGTATGTCGCGTTCGCAAGATGATACTTATGCGGTGCAAGAATATATGCGTTCGCGTACAGCATTAGATGAATTGAATAAAACCATTCCAGTGCGTTCTTGGTACGAACAAAAAGGCGATGTATTCAGTCGTTTTAATGGTTTCGGTTGGGAAGATTCGGAAGAAGCGTTTTATCAATATTATCGCAAAAAATTGAGCGCAAATTTGGATACCGTTTCAGGCATTACCACTTTGCGTGTACAATCCTTTTCTGCAGATGAATCGCATAAAATCAATGCGTTATTGTTGGAAAAAGGCGAAGATTTGATTAACCAAATCAATGACCGTGCGCGTAAAGATACGGTGGCTTTTTCGGAGCAAGCTGTTGAAATTGCGCAAGAAAAGGTACGCAATGCTGCTGATGCATTGATGCAATTTCGTGTTGCCAATGGCGTGTTGGATTTGAAAGAACAATCAGGCATGCAAATGGCATTGATTTCTAAATTGCAAGATGAGCTGATTTCTATTCAAACGCAATTAGACCAAGTGCGTTCGGTTACGCCTGATAACCCACAAATTTCAGGATTGGAAACACGCGAAAAAAGTTTGTTGAGAGAAATTGCGCGGCAATCTCAAATGATGACGGGGGCGACTGGTAAGTCCATTGCTAATAAAGCAGCGGAATATCAAAGACTTGCCTTGGATAATGAATTGGCAGAAAAACAATTAACGGTTGCGATTAGTTCATTGGAAAGTGCGAAAGCGGAAGCAGACCGTCAACAGTTGTATTTGGAAGTGGTGTCGCAACCCAGTAAACCTGATATGGCGCAACTGCCTAATCGTTTGTATAACATTGTTGCCACATTTATCATTGGTTTTATGATTTATGGTATTTTGAGCTTGATGGCAGCAAGCGTCCGCGAACATAAAAATTAA
- a CDS encoding TraB/GumN family protein — MKNKILLIIIFFFATVRAFAANGAPEADTFLWRISKANQPTSYLVGTMHIAPKNTPLPPNVQAALSRSQQLVMESHEDKNNVIGMVSMMRFMVSHKTLGENLGMERVKKLHALVAQSAVRETLPLFDAKAYTAPWAAWYFSEFALMPSHFSLESGIDSQLENAAIAQKMPIFGLETTEPLIMLRTIPNDVIVRSIDMRLKNVDNAKREAEKSWQWYKNNQARKIWAHDTSNAAFRYSAAPQDVAYLKHFLADQLLRQRNENWLPKLTQMLPEKPTLVAVGALHLFGEHGLIVLLRKQGYTVTPILPTQKLPMN; from the coding sequence ATGAAAAACAAAATATTACTTATTATTATCTTTTTCTTCGCCACCGTTCGCGCGTTTGCTGCCAATGGTGCGCCCGAAGCCGATACTTTTTTGTGGCGCATTAGCAAAGCCAATCAACCCACCAGTTATTTAGTTGGCACCATGCACATCGCGCCGAAAAATACGCCATTACCGCCCAATGTTCAGGCTGCCTTATCGCGCAGTCAGCAACTGGTTATGGAATCACACGAAGACAAAAACAATGTGATAGGAATGGTATCCATGATGCGTTTCATGGTATCTCACAAAACTTTGGGCGAAAATCTCGGCATGGAACGCGTGAAAAAATTACACGCATTGGTTGCTCAAAGTGCTGTTCGTGAAACCTTGCCTTTGTTTGATGCGAAAGCATACACTGCGCCATGGGCAGCATGGTATTTTTCCGAATTTGCCCTTATGCCAAGCCATTTTAGCTTGGAATCAGGCATAGATTCGCAATTAGAAAATGCTGCCATTGCACAAAAAATGCCGATTTTTGGTTTGGAAACCACCGAACCTTTAATCATGCTGCGTACCATACCCAACGATGTGATTGTCCGCAGCATTGATATGCGCTTGAAAAATGTGGATAACGCCAAACGCGAAGCCGAAAAATCATGGCAATGGTACAAAAATAATCAAGCGCGAAAAATTTGGGCGCACGATACTTCAAACGCTGCATTTCGTTATTCCGCCGCACCGCAAGATGTCGCCTATTTAAAACATTTTTTGGCAGACCAACTGCTGCGTCAACGCAATGAAAACTGGTTGCCCAAACTCACACAAATGCTGCCTGAAAAACCGACATTGGTGGCAGTAGGTGCATTGCATTTATTTGGCGAACACGGTTTGATTGTGTTACTACGCAAACAAGGCTACACAGTTACGCCAATTTTGCCTACGCAGAAATTGCCAATGAACTGA
- a CDS encoding ABC transporter permease, translating into MKNLHKTTFWQSLMIQKRVIGALLMREIITRYGRANIGFLWLFVEPLIMTMLIVLMWKFVRAHHFSSLNIVAFILTGYPMVMMWRNASNRAIGAITGNQSLLYHRNVRVLDTLISRMLLEVAGATIAQIGIMTVLVLIGWMPAPDDLFYMLLAWLMMAVFAFGLGMVICAIAYRFEVFGKIWGTLSFVMMPLSGVFFFVHSLPQQAQEIMLKLPMVHGTEMFRHGYFGVAAITYENPTYLILCNLFLLWLGLVMIKQVSKGVEAS; encoded by the coding sequence ATCAAAAATTTGCACAAAACCACTTTTTGGCAGTCACTGATGATACAAAAACGAGTCATCGGTGCATTGCTTATGCGTGAAATTATTACGCGTTATGGTCGTGCAAATATTGGATTTTTATGGCTGTTTGTTGAGCCATTAATCATGACTATGCTGATTGTATTGATGTGGAAATTTGTGCGTGCGCATCATTTTTCATCATTGAATATTGTGGCATTTATTTTGACAGGGTATCCGATGGTGATGATGTGGCGCAATGCTTCTAATCGAGCGATTGGTGCTATTACGGGCAATCAAAGTTTGTTGTATCATCGCAATGTGCGTGTACTGGATACTTTGATTTCGCGTATGTTATTAGAAGTCGCAGGAGCAACCATTGCGCAAATTGGTATTATGACGGTACTGGTTCTAATTGGTTGGATGCCTGCGCCCGATGACTTATTTTATATGTTGTTGGCATGGTTGATGATGGCCGTTTTTGCCTTTGGTTTGGGTATGGTGATTTGTGCCATTGCTTATCGTTTTGAAGTGTTTGGTAAAATTTGGGGAACATTAAGTTTTGTCATGATGCCATTATCAGGTGTATTCTTCTTTGTTCATTCTTTGCCACAGCAAGCACAAGAAATTATGTTGAAATTACCAATGGTGCATGGTACAGAAATGTTCCGTCATGGTTATTTTGGTGTCGCAGCAATCACTTATGAAAATCCAACATATTTAATATTGTGTAATTTATTCCTACTTTGGTTAGGCTTGGTAATGATAAAACAGGTCAGCAAAGGAGTGGAGGCATCATGA